The following proteins come from a genomic window of Diceros bicornis minor isolate mBicDic1 chromosome 4, mDicBic1.mat.cur, whole genome shotgun sequence:
- the LOC131403016 gene encoding small proline-rich protein 2G-like, translated as MSYQQQQQCKVPCQPPPQVPEPCLPQVPEPCPPQVQDLCPPPPSQQKCPPVKCPPCQQKYPPKQK; from the coding sequence ATGTCCTATCAGCAGCAGCAACAATGCAAAGTCCCctgccagccccctccccaggtcCCTGAGCCCTGCCTTCCCCAGGTCCCTGAGCCCTGCCCTCCCCAGGTGCAAGAtctgtgtcccccaccccccagccagcAGAAGTGTCCTCCTGTTAAGTGCCCCCCATGCCAGCAAAAATACCCGCCAAAGCAGAAGTGA